A single window of Montipora capricornis isolate CH-2021 chromosome 14, ASM3666992v2, whole genome shotgun sequence DNA harbors:
- the LOC138031563 gene encoding uncharacterized protein: protein MGAQGIWSSGEKCRPINYLELLAIQCGLQSLCRVHHDCHIRILSDNVTAVTYINAMGGSKSEGCDILATEIWDWAITRQVWLSAVHTPGTENTEADSLSRNLNPNLEWSLTDRAFTRILEDFCFIPSVDLFASRLNHKLETYVSWKPDPFATFIDAFTIDWGPHSFYAFPPFCLHVGGSSSSLQGNQIELDAPLIPPGPSPQLSTGITSMQDIRESLVSSGISANIADVILSSWRQGTTKQYNMFLKEWTEFCLSRQTNSLSSSVPLVLEFLHHLYTQGYSYSSLNTARSALSALCLSSQAHSESDAIGKHPLVCRYIKGVFQEKPPTPKFSEIWPVDQVLQALEQANPLKELHLKDLTLKLTMLVALVTGQRCQTLSYLDISNKHMKKFPTYFSFAFTGHVKQNRPGQMFTNVRLFKYPMNKNLCVYTTLEHYLKVTESLRKSSQLLVSYVKPHDKVCSSTIGRWLKTSLAQAGIDIHVYQAHSTRSASTSKAAGSLPVDAVMKLAGWSQESTFRKYYDKTVSASYDMNKAVLEQ from the exons ATGGGCGCGCAAGGGATTTGGTCCAGTGGGGAGAAATGTCGTCCAATTAATTACTTGGAATTGTTAGCCATTCAATGCGGCCTCCAATCTTTGTGCCGTGTCCACCATGACTGTCATATTCGTATTTTAAGTGACAATGTAACAGCTGTTACGTATATTAATGCCATGGGGGGCTCCAAGTCTGAAGGATGTGATATTCTAGCTACTGAGATTTGGGACTGGGCCATAACAAGACAAGTTTGGCTCTCTGCTGTTCACACCCCAGGGACGGAAAACACTGAAGCTGATTCATTATCGAGAAATCTAAATCCTAATTTGGAATGGAGTTTAACTGATAGGGCATTCACCCGAATCCTGGAAGATTTCTGTTTTATTCCCAGTGTGGATTTGTTTGCGTCTCGCCTTAACCACAAACTTGAGACTTATGTTTCGTGGAAACCCGACCCCTTTGCCACGTTTATTGATGCGTTTACGATCGACTGGGGCCCACACTCgttttatgcttttcccccGTTTTGTTTG CATGTTGGTGGATCTTCCTCGTCACTTCAAGGCAATCAGATTGAACTTGATGCACCCCTCATTCCACCAGGCCCATCCCCTCAGCTCTCAACTGGTATTACTAGCATGCAAGATATCAGGGAATCCCTTGTTAGTTCAGGAATTTCGGCAAACATTGCGGATGTCATCTTGTCCTCCTGGAGACAGGGCACCACTAAACAGTACAACATGTTCCTCAAGGAATGGACTGAGTTTTGTTTGTCAAGGCAAACAAATTCCCTGTCTTCCTCTGTACCGCTAGTGTTGGAATTCCTTCACCATTTATATACTCAAGGCTACAGCTACTCCTCCCTCAATACCGCAAGATCGGCTTTATCTGCTTTGTGCCTGAGTTCCCAAGCTCATTCCGAGAGTGACGCTATTGGGAAACATCCCTTAGTATGTCGCTACATAAAGGGAGTTTTCCAAGAGAAACCACCCACTCCCAAGTTTTCAGAAATTTGGCCGGTTGATCAAGTGCTGCAGGCGTTAGAACAGGCCAACCCCCTCAAGGAACTCCACCTGAAAGacctcacattaaaattaaccaTGTTGGTTGCCTTGGTAACGGGCCAAAGGTGCCAAACCCTTAGTTATTTGGATATATCTAATAagcacatgaaaaaattcccaaCGTACTTCAGTTTTGCATTTACTGGTCACGTTAAACAGAATAGGCCAGGTCAGATGTTTACGAATGTTCGTTTATTTAAATATCCTATGAACAAGAACCTTTGTGTTTATACTACCTTGGAACACTATTTGAAGGTAACAGAATCATTAAGGAAGTCCTCGCAACTACTCGTGTCTTATGTCAAGCCCCATGATAAAGTATGTTCTTCTACCATTGGGAGGTGGTTGAAAACCAGTCTAGCTCAAGCAGGAATTGATATCCATGTTTATCAAGCCCATAGTACTCGGAGTGCATCTACCAGTAAAGCTGCTGGCTCACTTCCAGTCGATGCAGTTATGAAATTAGCTGGCTGGTCGCAGGAATCCACATTTCGAAAATATTATGATAAAACTGTGTCAGCTTCGTATGATATGAACAAAGCTGTTCTAGAACAATGA